The following are from one region of the Sphaerochaeta sp. genome:
- a CDS encoding mannitol dehydrogenase family protein yields MQLNAEGIVDQSEWKRKGFEMPRFDRDAMVKATLASPVWIHFGAGNIFRGFPAMLMQHLLNQGDAKKGIIVGEGFDYEIIDKIYAPHDDISLLVTLKADGSIAKTVVGSVAAAYKCDSSFADEWKKFQDAFASPSLQMVSFTITEKGYGLKGKDGQFFPFIVSDMENGPEGKLASMMSKVTALVYHRFLTGKAKLALCSMDNCSHNGEKLETAVKAIASAWVEKGRCQKGFLTYLDQDVSFPWSMIDKITPRPDAKVKEMLEKDGFTDTAVVVTSKNTYIAPFVNAEEPQYLVIEDDFPNGRPALEKAGVYFTDRDTVNKVEKMKVCTCLNPLHTSLAVFGCLLGYTLIADEMKDPQLKEMVKIIGYREGMPVVVNPGIIDPKAFIDEVVDKRIPNPFMPDTPQRIACDTSQKLPIRFGETIKAYQANPALHLSDLKVIPLVFAGWCRYLMGIDDQGNAFTPSPDPRLAEESAYVASVKLGDKGPFDEVLRPILSDTTLFGVDLYATGLAPLVIRYFTEMVEAPGAVRATLQRYVH; encoded by the coding sequence ATGCAATTGAATGCAGAAGGGATTGTGGATCAATCGGAATGGAAACGTAAAGGATTTGAGATGCCGCGGTTTGACCGTGACGCCATGGTGAAGGCGACGCTCGCTTCGCCCGTGTGGATCCATTTCGGAGCGGGAAACATTTTCCGCGGTTTTCCCGCGATGCTGATGCAGCACCTGCTGAACCAAGGGGATGCCAAGAAAGGCATCATCGTCGGGGAAGGGTTCGATTATGAGATCATCGACAAAATCTATGCGCCGCATGATGACATCTCATTGCTTGTCACGCTGAAGGCCGACGGTTCCATCGCCAAGACGGTGGTCGGCTCGGTGGCGGCGGCATACAAGTGCGACTCCTCGTTTGCCGACGAATGGAAGAAGTTCCAGGATGCGTTTGCATCCCCGTCGTTGCAGATGGTGAGCTTCACCATCACGGAGAAAGGCTACGGTCTGAAGGGAAAGGACGGACAGTTCTTCCCGTTCATCGTCTCCGATATGGAGAATGGCCCGGAAGGCAAGCTTGCCAGCATGATGAGCAAGGTGACGGCGCTGGTATACCATCGTTTCCTCACCGGCAAGGCGAAGCTGGCTCTCTGCTCGATGGACAACTGTTCCCACAACGGGGAGAAGCTGGAGACGGCGGTGAAAGCCATTGCCTCTGCGTGGGTGGAGAAGGGACGTTGCCAGAAGGGCTTCCTGACCTATCTTGACCAGGACGTGTCGTTCCCTTGGTCGATGATCGACAAGATCACGCCGCGTCCGGACGCCAAGGTGAAGGAGATGCTGGAGAAGGATGGTTTCACCGATACGGCGGTGGTGGTGACCTCCAAGAACACCTACATTGCTCCGTTCGTCAATGCGGAGGAGCCTCAGTACCTGGTCATCGAGGATGATTTCCCCAATGGCCGGCCTGCGCTGGAGAAGGCAGGGGTCTACTTCACCGACCGTGACACGGTGAACAAGGTGGAGAAGATGAAGGTATGCACCTGTCTGAACCCGCTGCACACCTCCTTGGCTGTTTTCGGGTGCCTGCTCGGCTACACGTTGATCGCCGACGAGATGAAGGATCCCCAGCTGAAGGAAATGGTCAAAATCATCGGCTACCGGGAAGGCATGCCGGTGGTGGTCAACCCGGGGATCATCGATCCCAAGGCGTTCATCGACGAAGTGGTGGACAAGCGCATCCCCAACCCGTTCATGCCGGACACGCCGCAGCGTATCGCCTGTGATACCAGCCAGAAGCTTCCCATCCGTTTCGGGGAGACGATCAAGGCGTATCAGGCCAATCCCGCGTTGCATCTGTCCGATCTGAAGGTGATCCCGCTGGTCTTTGCCGGTTGGTGCCGCTATCTGATGGGCATCGACGACCAAGGCAACGCTTTCACCCCCAGTCCCGATCCGCGGCTTGCCGAAGAGAGCGCCTATGTGGCGTCGGTGAAGCTGGGGGACAAGGGACCGTTTGACGAGGTGCTTCGCCCGATCCTCTCCGATACGACGCTGTTTGGTGTGGATCTGTACGCCACCGGCCTTGCTCCACTGGTCATCCGGTACTTCACCGAGATGGTCGAGGCGCCCGGTGCGGTACGCGCTACGTTGCAACGATACGTCCACTGA
- a CDS encoding iron ABC transporter permease, which translates to MTRRGPFIWIVTTLLLLVVFCLSITWGRYALSMGDVVRILLSRIVPIHRTWTVAMERVVFSIRLPRIVMAMLAGLALSLSGATYQGVFQNPMASPDILGSSNGAAFGAALAILLGFPASGVMALSFLASLATVMLVYALSRALKTRRTTGLILSGIMVGSLCGSGTSFIKLVADPTNQLPAITYWLMGSLSGTDWHTVAIAVVPLAIGVVPLLFLSWKTDLLSLGDEDALTLGVDVNRLRGVLVISATLATSAVIATCGLIGWVGLVVPHLARKVTGSSHTKVFPASALFGALFLLLVDDIARCAATSEIPIGILTAFVGAPFFLFLMLRGKEHL; encoded by the coding sequence ATGACACGCCGTGGCCCATTCATTTGGATTGTCACCACCCTGTTGCTTTTGGTGGTGTTCTGTCTCTCCATCACGTGGGGACGGTATGCCTTGTCCATGGGGGATGTGGTGCGGATCCTGCTGTCACGGATCGTGCCGATCCATCGGACCTGGACAGTCGCCATGGAACGGGTCGTGTTCTCCATCCGTCTGCCGCGCATCGTCATGGCGATGTTGGCCGGGCTGGCGTTGTCCCTTTCCGGCGCGACGTACCAGGGGGTGTTCCAGAACCCGATGGCCAGCCCTGACATCCTGGGATCGTCCAATGGCGCAGCGTTCGGCGCGGCGCTTGCCATTCTGCTGGGCTTTCCTGCCTCCGGGGTGATGGCCCTCTCATTTCTTGCCAGCTTGGCTACGGTGATGTTGGTCTATGCCCTGTCCCGGGCGCTGAAGACCCGCCGCACCACCGGGTTGATCCTCTCCGGCATCATGGTCGGTTCGCTGTGCGGTTCGGGCACCTCGTTCATAAAGCTGGTCGCCGACCCCACCAACCAATTGCCTGCCATCACCTACTGGTTGATGGGAAGCCTTTCCGGAACGGACTGGCACACCGTGGCGATCGCCGTGGTGCCGCTTGCCATCGGGGTGGTGCCGTTGTTGTTTCTTTCCTGGAAAACCGATCTTCTCAGTCTGGGGGACGAAGACGCATTGACGCTGGGGGTGGATGTCAACCGGCTCCGGGGGGTGTTGGTCATCAGCGCCACGTTGGCCACTTCGGCGGTCATCGCCACCTGTGGCTTGATCGGCTGGGTTGGTCTGGTGGTTCCGCACTTGGCGCGCAAGGTCACCGGCAGCTCCCATACCAAGGTGTTCCCCGCATCGGCGTTGTTCGGCGCATTGTTCCTGCTCCTGGTGGATGACATCGCCCGGTGTGCCGCGACCAGCGAGATCCCCATCGGCATCCTTACGGCGTTCGTCGGGGCTCCGTTCTTCCTCTTTTTGATGCTTCGGGGAAAGGAGCACCTATGA
- a CDS encoding ABC transporter substrate-binding protein — MNLKRNVFVVVLACLMAWSLFAQPVVEQAPPAATTVEFTDDLGRTVTLPSKVERILPSGLISQYVLFPLAADRFVGISVRWNDSAKGIVDAKYLDLPFAGQIYGGKATFNMEEVLNLDPQVVFDVGERKNNMTEDLDKIQAQLGIPVIHIDATTATMDQTYAKLGSLLGLEKEAKTLGDYCSETLSRIKTITDGGKVQGIYVVGEKGINVLAKNSYQGEAVDMILDNLAVVENPSAKGTGNEVDMEAILGWNPPYVIFAGDAAPAYEKAKTDPLWPQVEAIKRGTYYLSPDVPAGWLANPPSVNRFLGLLWGAKLLYPDRATYDMAEEAKRYFSLFYHATLSDEQVQSLLSR; from the coding sequence TTGAATCTGAAACGAAATGTGTTTGTCGTAGTGCTGGCATGCCTGATGGCATGGTCGCTTTTTGCACAACCGGTTGTGGAACAGGCACCGCCTGCGGCAACAACGGTGGAATTCACCGATGATCTGGGGCGGACCGTCACGTTGCCGTCCAAGGTGGAGCGGATCCTTCCCTCCGGCTTGATCTCCCAGTACGTGTTGTTCCCGCTGGCGGCAGACCGCTTCGTCGGGATCTCCGTCCGGTGGAACGATTCGGCGAAGGGAATTGTCGACGCGAAGTATCTGGATCTCCCGTTCGCCGGCCAGATCTACGGAGGGAAAGCGACGTTCAACATGGAGGAAGTGTTGAATCTGGATCCCCAGGTGGTCTTCGACGTCGGGGAACGGAAGAACAACATGACGGAAGATCTGGACAAAATCCAGGCTCAGCTGGGCATCCCGGTGATCCACATCGACGCGACCACGGCGACGATGGACCAGACCTATGCCAAGTTGGGATCGCTCCTTGGGTTGGAAAAGGAAGCCAAGACGCTGGGTGATTACTGCAGCGAGACGCTCTCGCGCATCAAGACCATCACCGATGGGGGAAAGGTGCAGGGTATCTACGTCGTGGGCGAGAAAGGCATCAACGTGCTTGCCAAGAACAGCTACCAGGGAGAGGCGGTGGACATGATCCTGGATAACCTCGCCGTGGTGGAGAATCCGTCCGCCAAGGGAACGGGAAACGAAGTGGACATGGAGGCGATCCTCGGGTGGAATCCGCCGTATGTGATCTTCGCCGGGGACGCGGCGCCCGCCTACGAGAAGGCGAAGACGGATCCCCTGTGGCCCCAGGTGGAGGCAATCAAACGGGGAACATACTATCTGTCGCCGGATGTGCCTGCCGGTTGGCTTGCCAACCCGCCGTCCGTCAACCGGTTCCTCGGTTTGCTGTGGGGGGCGAAACTGCTGTATCCCGATCGCGCCACGTATGATATGGCTGAAGAGGCCAAACGGTATTTCTCATTGTTCTATCACGCCACGCTGAGCGACGAACAGGTGCAGAGCCTTCTCAGCCGTTGA
- a CDS encoding M3 family oligoendopeptidase, with the protein MLSFLASRTEEIHRLTEDGQPLASYRYVLEELLEEQRHTMDPELEAIASDLNRSGTDAFSRLQESVSANATVAWTDDEKKTATELRGYAFSPDRTLRALAFSKEISIWKEHQDAFAAALNGVKGATITLDGKRGYASPLARSLSQSRIDQATFDALLSTLQDNLPMFRRYLETKAKVLGVDQLAFYDLFAPVGKGGRTYTYEEAQQFVIRQMGAFSPKMGSFVTKAFHEGWVDPFPHQGKVGGAYDTAFPAFGQSRVMANFDGTYNGVSTFAHELGHAFHDSIVLPLPHLLRTYPMTLAETASIFSEFVALNGALKEGDFDERLSLTEHFLQDATQVCVDILCRFLFEQEVFHKRAKEELTADAFCRLMVSCQRRTYGELSVYHPYMWAVKSHYYSSDFSFYNYPYAFGQLFGLGLYAIYEKHPEDFEDTYVSLLSKTGSMSAMDVAASVGIDIRDPAFWQQGMDVIGSFVDRFADGCRL; encoded by the coding sequence ATGCTTTCCTTCCTGGCTTCTCGTACGGAAGAAATCCATCGGTTGACGGAAGACGGACAGCCGTTGGCCTCCTACCGGTACGTATTGGAGGAGTTGTTGGAGGAGCAGCGTCATACGATGGATCCTGAACTGGAGGCGATTGCCTCCGACTTGAACCGGAGCGGCACGGACGCGTTCTCCCGCCTGCAGGAGTCTGTTTCGGCCAACGCCACAGTGGCGTGGACGGATGATGAGAAGAAGACGGCAACCGAACTCCGTGGCTACGCGTTCAGTCCGGACCGTACGCTCCGGGCGCTGGCGTTTTCCAAAGAAATTTCCATTTGGAAGGAACATCAGGACGCGTTTGCCGCGGCGCTGAACGGTGTCAAAGGAGCAACCATCACGCTGGATGGGAAGCGGGGCTATGCAAGCCCGCTTGCCCGCTCCCTGTCCCAGTCACGGATCGACCAGGCGACGTTTGATGCCCTGCTTTCCACGCTGCAGGACAACCTTCCGATGTTCCGCAGGTATCTCGAGACAAAGGCAAAGGTATTGGGGGTGGACCAGCTGGCGTTCTATGATCTGTTCGCCCCGGTGGGCAAGGGTGGAAGAACGTACACCTACGAAGAAGCCCAACAGTTTGTCATCCGGCAGATGGGCGCGTTCTCCCCGAAGATGGGATCGTTCGTCACCAAAGCGTTCCACGAGGGGTGGGTGGACCCGTTTCCGCACCAGGGCAAGGTGGGGGGCGCATATGATACCGCTTTCCCGGCGTTTGGACAGAGCCGTGTGATGGCCAATTTCGACGGAACGTACAATGGGGTGTCCACCTTCGCCCATGAGCTGGGCCATGCGTTCCACGACAGCATCGTGTTGCCGCTTCCCCATCTGCTTCGGACCTACCCGATGACATTGGCGGAGACGGCGTCGATCTTCAGTGAGTTCGTCGCCCTGAACGGGGCGTTGAAGGAAGGGGATTTCGATGAACGGCTTTCATTGACCGAGCACTTCCTGCAGGACGCCACCCAGGTGTGCGTCGACATCCTCTGCCGGTTCCTGTTTGAACAGGAGGTGTTCCACAAGCGGGCCAAGGAAGAGCTCACCGCTGATGCGTTCTGCCGTCTGATGGTCTCCTGCCAGAGGCGGACGTACGGGGAATTATCCGTCTACCACCCGTACATGTGGGCGGTGAAGAGCCACTACTACAGCAGTGATTTCAGCTTTTACAACTATCCGTACGCGTTCGGCCAGCTGTTCGGGCTGGGGCTGTACGCCATCTACGAGAAGCATCCCGAGGACTTTGAGGATACCTATGTCTCGTTGCTTTCCAAGACGGGATCGATGAGCGCCATGGATGTGGCCGCTTCCGTCGGCATTGATATCCGGGATCCCGCGTTCTGGCAACAGGGGATGGATGTCATCGGTTCGTTTGTGGACAGGTTCGCCGATGGTTGCCGTCTGTGA
- a CDS encoding ABC transporter ATP-binding protein — protein sequence MSIVVSGLTYGYGEGKLALDHVDFSARDGQVTSVIGSNGAGKTTLLKCVLGIRSGWTGRIMVDGTDVRTLSRKALSRQLAYVPQISYPTFNYPCVEMVLMGANNRVGALGSPGAREREEALATMDGLGIASLADRLFLEVSGGERQLVLVARSLMQKAKNLLLDEPVANLDLGNQIKVLEEVSHLAEQGYAVVMTTHNPEQAYQYSSSIAVFKDGRLFSQGTPQEVMTEGMIKSVYGVDVRMESLYDDAIRVCVHRKQGEEK from the coding sequence ATGAGTATTGTGGTATCCGGACTGACCTATGGGTATGGAGAGGGGAAGCTTGCCCTGGACCATGTGGATTTCTCCGCCCGTGACGGGCAGGTCACGTCGGTGATCGGCTCCAACGGAGCGGGAAAGACGACGCTCCTGAAGTGCGTGCTTGGCATCCGTTCGGGATGGACGGGGCGCATCATGGTGGATGGAACGGATGTCCGCACCCTCTCGCGCAAAGCGCTGTCCCGCCAGTTGGCCTATGTTCCCCAGATATCGTATCCGACGTTCAACTATCCTTGTGTGGAAATGGTCTTGATGGGTGCCAACAACCGGGTCGGTGCATTGGGAAGCCCGGGAGCGCGGGAACGGGAAGAGGCGTTGGCCACGATGGATGGTCTTGGGATCGCCTCATTGGCCGACCGGCTGTTTCTGGAAGTATCCGGAGGGGAGCGGCAGTTGGTGCTGGTCGCCCGGTCGTTGATGCAGAAAGCGAAGAACCTGCTGTTGGATGAGCCGGTGGCCAATCTGGATCTGGGCAACCAGATCAAGGTGCTGGAGGAAGTGTCCCATCTGGCCGAACAAGGATACGCCGTGGTGATGACCACCCATAATCCCGAACAGGCCTACCAGTATTCGTCATCGATCGCGGTGTTCAAGGATGGTCGGTTGTTCTCCCAGGGGACGCCCCAGGAAGTGATGACCGAAGGAATGATCAAATCAGTGTATGGCGTGGATGTCCGGATGGAGAGCCTGTATGATGACGCCATCCGGGTGTGTGTCCACAGGAAACAGGGAGAGGAGAAATGA
- a CDS encoding TRAM domain-containing protein: MVAVCERLVQGGLGFSRSSDGKILLIEGALPGETVECQVDRVTPDYQVAHVTGVLAPSPDRVQPRCPYYGNLWRVRPADSL; this comes from the coding sequence ATGGTTGCCGTCTGTGAGCGCCTCGTCCAGGGAGGGCTGGGGTTTTCCCGCTCCTCGGATGGAAAGATCCTTCTCATTGAGGGCGCGTTGCCAGGAGAGACGGTGGAATGCCAGGTGGACCGGGTCACCCCGGACTACCAGGTCGCCCATGTCACCGGGGTGCTCGCCCCGTCTCCTGATCGCGTCCAGCCTCGCTGTCCGTACTACGGGAATCTGTGGCGGGTGCGACCTGCAGATTCTCTCTGA
- a CDS encoding class I SAM-dependent RNA methyltransferase, with amino-acid sequence MSPGCSPRLLIASSLAVRTTGICGGCDLQILSDARQAQTKEDLVRENLRRIGGIAELPSLGVACGPAWGYRCRARFHVRLTSKEVGFLGRRSNTLVPVEDCPVLVHPLRDLLKDKHRLWDAARQVMFSGGGEDGVFAVNAFAGDDGVTTDRTVVHLEAGGVRFCVDGQVFFQGNRFVLPQMGEFVRNAVVGERVMDLYGGVGTFSAFIGKDKQIVLVEKDRSCLRLAKENAPFARSYAGDVKDWVSKEGVDTVVLDPPRIGLDRNVPSLVAGWKPQRIIYMSCNSVTLARDLALFASTGYHPLQMKVFDMYPQTFGQEACVVLGRME; translated from the coding sequence ATGTCACCGGGGTGCTCGCCCCGTCTCCTGATCGCGTCCAGCCTCGCTGTCCGTACTACGGGAATCTGTGGCGGGTGCGACCTGCAGATTCTCTCTGACGCCCGTCAGGCGCAGACAAAAGAGGACCTGGTGCGTGAAAATCTCCGGAGAATCGGCGGAATCGCTGAGCTTCCGTCTCTTGGCGTTGCCTGCGGACCGGCGTGGGGCTATCGGTGCCGGGCTCGTTTCCATGTGCGCCTGACTTCCAAAGAGGTGGGGTTCCTGGGACGGCGGAGCAATACGCTGGTTCCGGTGGAGGATTGTCCCGTTCTGGTCCACCCGCTTCGGGATCTGCTGAAGGACAAGCATCGGCTCTGGGATGCGGCACGTCAGGTGATGTTCTCCGGTGGTGGCGAGGACGGCGTGTTTGCCGTCAATGCGTTTGCAGGGGATGATGGAGTGACGACGGACCGTACCGTGGTGCACCTGGAGGCCGGTGGGGTTCGTTTCTGTGTGGATGGTCAGGTGTTTTTCCAGGGAAACCGGTTCGTGCTGCCCCAGATGGGGGAATTCGTCCGGAACGCCGTAGTCGGGGAACGGGTGATGGACCTGTACGGAGGCGTGGGGACGTTCAGCGCGTTCATCGGGAAAGACAAACAAATCGTGTTGGTGGAGAAGGATCGTTCCTGCCTGCGCCTGGCCAAGGAGAACGCGCCGTTCGCCCGTTCCTATGCCGGGGATGTGAAGGATTGGGTCAGCAAGGAAGGGGTGGATACCGTGGTGTTGGATCCCCCGCGGATCGGACTGGACAGGAATGTCCCGTCCTTGGTGGCGGGATGGAAGCCCCAACGGATCATCTACATGTCCTGCAACAGCGTCACGCTGGCGCGGGACTTGGCGTTGTTCGCCTCCACGGGGTACCATCCCCTACAGATGAAGGTGTTCGACATGTATCCACAGACCTTTGGGCAGGAAGCGTGTGTGGTGTTGGGGAGGATGGAATGA
- a CDS encoding NAD(+) synthase: MRDGFISVGTYSPLVHVADCPYNVERIKEGIEKASKAGVRLLVFPELCLTGYTCADLFLQQTLQQGALEGLADLVMFSRGFDLVMVVGCPLSFSGRLYNCAVVLYNGKILGVVPKRNLPTYQEFYEKRWFTPGEDGVREVMLCRQLVPFGFPLVFTCASQREFGFGVEVCEDLWVPSSPSVDLALGGATVIVNPSASDELVGKAEYRRNLVASQSAKLIAGYVYADAGFGESSTDLVFSSHNLIAENGTVLAQSFAQSGEVLKSEIDVNRLTLERQKVTTFAQSHRECHVVEFAMPVKEAVLTRHVDRSPFVPADDGARDQRCALILRLQRLGLEKRLAHVQGKTVVVGLSGGLDSTLALMVCVGAFDDLKLERKGIIAVTMPGFGTTSRTKSNATRLAKALGVTLREVDISAAVRQHFSDIGQDETVRDVTYENCQARERTQILMDIANQQGGLVIGTGDLSELALGWATYNGDHMSMYGVNCSVPKTLVRFLVHYVAVQSPEQVKAILLDVIATPVSPELLPANGDGTISQVTEDIVGPYELHDFFLYYLVRWGFSPAKIYRLARYAFDGAYADGEILKWLKVFCKRFFAQQFKRSCLPDGPKVGSVTLSPRGDWRMPSDACATLWLAELDRIIS, translated from the coding sequence ATGAGGGATGGATTCATTTCGGTCGGTACATATTCTCCGTTGGTGCACGTGGCGGATTGCCCGTACAACGTAGAGCGGATCAAAGAGGGGATCGAGAAGGCCTCCAAAGCCGGTGTTCGGCTTCTGGTCTTCCCTGAGCTCTGTCTGACAGGATACACCTGCGCTGATTTGTTTCTCCAACAGACATTGCAGCAGGGGGCCTTGGAAGGGTTGGCCGATCTGGTGATGTTCAGCCGAGGATTCGACCTGGTGATGGTCGTCGGTTGTCCTCTTTCGTTCTCCGGACGCTTGTACAACTGTGCGGTGGTCCTGTACAACGGCAAGATCCTTGGGGTGGTTCCCAAGCGGAACCTTCCCACCTACCAGGAGTTCTATGAAAAGCGGTGGTTCACCCCGGGGGAGGATGGGGTGCGGGAAGTGATGCTCTGCCGCCAGCTGGTTCCGTTCGGTTTTCCCTTGGTGTTCACGTGCGCATCACAACGGGAGTTTGGCTTTGGCGTGGAGGTGTGCGAGGATCTGTGGGTTCCTTCCTCCCCATCGGTGGATCTTGCCTTGGGCGGCGCCACGGTGATCGTCAACCCCAGCGCCAGTGATGAGCTGGTGGGGAAGGCGGAGTACCGAAGAAACCTGGTCGCCAGCCAGAGCGCCAAGTTGATCGCCGGCTACGTGTACGCCGACGCCGGATTCGGGGAATCCTCCACCGATCTGGTGTTTTCCTCGCATAACCTGATCGCGGAGAACGGTACGGTGCTTGCCCAGTCGTTCGCCCAGAGCGGGGAGGTGCTGAAGAGCGAGATCGACGTCAACCGGTTGACGCTGGAACGCCAGAAGGTGACGACGTTCGCCCAGAGCCATCGCGAATGCCATGTGGTGGAGTTCGCCATGCCGGTGAAGGAAGCGGTCCTGACCCGGCACGTGGACCGGAGTCCGTTCGTGCCCGCCGATGATGGGGCGAGGGATCAGCGGTGCGCTTTGATCCTTCGTCTGCAACGGCTGGGTTTGGAGAAACGGTTGGCCCACGTGCAGGGGAAAACCGTGGTGGTGGGCTTGTCCGGGGGACTGGACTCCACGCTTGCGTTGATGGTTTGTGTCGGCGCCTTTGATGATCTCAAGCTGGAACGCAAGGGAATCATCGCCGTGACGATGCCGGGTTTCGGGACGACCAGCCGGACGAAAAGCAACGCGACGCGGCTTGCCAAGGCGTTGGGGGTGACGCTCCGCGAGGTGGACATCTCCGCCGCGGTGCGGCAGCATTTCTCCGACATAGGTCAGGATGAGACGGTGCGGGACGTCACCTATGAGAACTGCCAGGCGCGTGAACGGACACAGATTTTGATGGACATCGCCAACCAACAGGGGGGACTGGTCATCGGAACGGGAGACCTGTCCGAACTGGCGTTGGGATGGGCGACGTACAACGGGGATCACATGTCGATGTACGGGGTGAACTGCTCCGTGCCGAAGACGTTGGTCCGGTTTCTGGTGCATTACGTGGCGGTGCAGTCCCCGGAGCAGGTCAAGGCGATCCTCCTGGACGTCATCGCAACTCCGGTCAGTCCGGAGTTGCTTCCCGCCAACGGGGATGGGACGATCAGCCAGGTGACGGAGGATATCGTCGGTCCGTATGAACTGCATGATTTCTTCTTGTACTACCTGGTTCGCTGGGGATTCTCTCCTGCGAAAATCTACCGGTTGGCCCGGTACGCGTTTGACGGAGCGTACGCCGATGGGGAGATTCTCAAATGGCTGAAGGTGTTCTGCAAGCGGTTCTTCGCCCAGCAGTTCAAGCGTTCCTGTCTGCCCGATGGCCCGAAGGTGGGTTCGGTGACCCTCTCTCCCCGTGGGGACTGGCGGATGCCTAGTGATGCCTGCGCCACTCTGTGGCTCGCCGAGTTGGACCGTATCATTTCTTAA
- a CDS encoding GntR family transcriptional regulator → MATKMERMTASEQIFRTLRGKILSTVLQPGQMLNVQTLADELGVSRSPVRDALLKLREERLVEILPQSGTRVAPIDMEQVQVERFLRTSLETNAAVPFCRKRTERDLSDMALAIDGQRNAWQREDMQMFLSYDDAFHAVVFQSQGLGRLWDLIQDQSGNYHRIRLLSFSVPDVCPSIMEKHQVMIQAFRDRDEAAVTELEKTHLGRLDAEAGEIERQHPGYFRNHT, encoded by the coding sequence GTGGCCACTAAGATGGAACGGATGACGGCCAGCGAGCAGATTTTCCGTACACTGCGCGGGAAGATTCTGTCCACGGTGTTGCAACCGGGACAGATGCTGAACGTGCAGACGCTGGCCGACGAACTGGGGGTGAGCCGCTCTCCCGTCAGGGATGCCTTGCTGAAGCTCCGGGAGGAGCGCCTGGTGGAAATCCTGCCGCAGAGCGGGACCCGCGTGGCGCCGATCGACATGGAACAGGTGCAGGTGGAGCGGTTCCTTCGCACCAGCCTGGAGACCAACGCGGCCGTGCCGTTCTGTCGCAAGCGGACGGAACGGGATCTTTCCGACATGGCCTTGGCCATCGACGGACAGCGGAACGCCTGGCAGCGGGAGGACATGCAGATGTTCCTCTCCTATGACGACGCGTTCCACGCCGTGGTGTTCCAAAGTCAGGGACTGGGCAGGCTGTGGGATTTGATCCAGGACCAAAGCGGCAACTACCATCGCATCCGGCTTCTTTCGTTCAGCGTGCCGGATGTCTGTCCGTCCATCATGGAGAAGCACCAGGTGATGATCCAGGCGTTCCGTGACCGTGACGAAGCTGCGGTGACGGAGCTGGAGAAGACGCATCTGGGAAGATTGGATGCAGAGGCCGGGGAGATCGAACGCCAGCATCCCGGCTATTTCAGAAACCATACGTAA